Proteins encoded by one window of Phytohabitans houttuyneae:
- a CDS encoding CG0192-related protein: MALLHRATLRPTKLELLAAWLPTRSWYGQPPGEVERVAAFRFDDPAGAVGVETLLVRAGDGPVYQVPLTYRDAPLADGDDFLLGTTEHSVLGRRWVYDACGDPVYVTALAEAVSGRVAQAEEFLDVDGELQRREPSMRVAGTGAGDGPAAGAVRRVVDGDPTLIVTDAVELAVVRRLPGADGAAGAALTGTWDGQADPLPLVRLA; the protein is encoded by the coding sequence ATGGCCCTGCTGCACCGCGCGACCCTGCGACCCACCAAGCTCGAGCTCCTGGCCGCGTGGCTGCCCACGCGCTCGTGGTACGGGCAGCCGCCCGGCGAGGTCGAGCGGGTGGCGGCGTTTCGCTTCGACGACCCGGCCGGCGCGGTGGGCGTGGAGACGCTGCTGGTCCGGGCCGGTGACGGCCCGGTGTACCAGGTGCCCCTGACCTACCGCGACGCACCGCTGGCCGATGGCGACGACTTCCTCCTCGGCACCACGGAGCACTCGGTGCTCGGCCGCCGCTGGGTGTACGACGCATGTGGCGACCCGGTCTACGTCACCGCGCTCGCCGAGGCGGTGTCCGGGCGGGTGGCGCAGGCGGAGGAGTTTCTCGACGTGGACGGAGAGCTGCAGCGCCGCGAGCCCTCCATGCGCGTGGCGGGCACCGGCGCGGGCGACGGGCCGGCCGCCGGGGCGGTGCGGCGGGTGGTCGACGGCGACCCCACGCTGATCGTCACGGACGCGGTGGAGCTGGCCGTGGTGCGGCGCCTGCCCGGCGCGGATGGTGCGGCGGGGGCCGCACTCACCGGCACGTGGGACGGGCAGGCCGACCCGCTGCCGCTCGTGCGCCTGGCCTAG
- a CDS encoding pyridoxamine 5'-phosphate oxidase family protein, protein MADAAEVYRARPSGAEIAEVLSQRAVATVGTLNPDGTIHLAYVIFLHHDDRLYFETSSLTRKARNADRTGQATVLVQGRASTGRSLMVSLEGTARLVRGPEAHDINHRLRAKYIRAEALPDVDRAWGRLDDVAVELTPRRQRSWSGAVLHAETQRELAMPYGGIWLPDD, encoded by the coding sequence ATGGCCGACGCAGCAGAGGTCTACCGGGCCCGCCCGAGCGGCGCGGAGATCGCCGAGGTGCTCTCCCAGCGCGCCGTCGCCACGGTGGGCACGCTCAACCCCGACGGCACGATCCACCTGGCGTACGTCATCTTTCTCCACCACGACGACCGCCTGTACTTCGAGACGTCGTCGCTGACCCGCAAGGCCCGCAACGCCGACCGGACCGGCCAGGCCACGGTTTTGGTCCAGGGCCGCGCGTCGACCGGCCGCAGCCTGATGGTCTCACTGGAGGGCACCGCGCGCCTCGTGCGCGGTCCGGAGGCGCACGACATCAACCACCGGCTGCGCGCGAAGTACATCCGCGCCGAGGCACTGCCCGACGTCGACCGCGCCTGGGGCCGCCTCGACGACGTCGCGGTCGAGCTCACCCCGCGGCGCCAGCGCTCGTGGTCCGGCGCCGTGCTGCACGCGGAGACCCAACGAGAGCTGGCTATGCCGTACGGCGGCATCTGGCTACCGGACGACTGA
- a CDS encoding family 43 glycosylhydrolase: MRRALAALLALAVVLLPAPASAAPASPDPIAHDPTLLKQGRYYYEIITGDIGTRTYLPIRRSKDLVHWEFLGTVFATPPQWVVDELGITPGDFWAPDLNYFDGEYHLYYAASSFGTNNSVIGLATNATLDPDSPDYEWVDRGMVLRSGGTDNFNAIDADVAFDERGVPWMSFGSFWDGVKMRRLDRATGMLSTVDTTLYPLASRGGAAVEGPSIVRKGRYWYLFASFDFCCRGVNADYQVVVGRATSIHGPYLDRDGVPLLRGGGTVLLRGYNGFQGTGGGDVYGTSLYVHHYYDAADAALPKGSVRPISWEDGWPRLGDPRSGNRGFGRGPAYVRLVDRATGGVLSNPTCGYEGADIRLAAPAKGDECQQWRLEYRGAGWSSVLNRHSNKVAEVAACVNADGARVAQWGWLDNDCQKFRALPTDAGWSRLENKIAGRVLDACGAAVQTFTWRGDACQQFRLQPVGDVLITDPSNTERFGRSWRFVHAGDGFYRIVDSRTGHRFGGRAEWRVEVTGTGTYRLVTRDATTTREVLLLTPVP, translated from the coding sequence ATGAGGCGCGCGCTGGCCGCCCTGCTCGCGCTGGCGGTGGTGCTTCTCCCCGCGCCCGCCTCGGCCGCGCCGGCCTCACCCGACCCGATCGCGCACGACCCCACGCTGCTCAAGCAGGGGCGCTATTACTACGAGATCATCACCGGCGACATCGGCACCCGCACGTACCTGCCGATCCGCCGGTCCAAGGACCTTGTGCACTGGGAGTTTCTCGGCACCGTGTTCGCCACGCCGCCGCAGTGGGTGGTGGACGAGCTGGGCATCACGCCCGGCGACTTCTGGGCACCGGACCTCAACTACTTCGACGGCGAGTACCACCTCTACTACGCCGCCTCCTCCTTCGGCACCAACAACTCCGTCATCGGCCTGGCGACCAATGCCACGCTGGACCCGGACAGCCCGGACTACGAGTGGGTCGACCGGGGCATGGTGCTGCGCTCCGGCGGCACCGACAACTTCAACGCCATCGACGCCGACGTGGCCTTCGACGAGCGCGGCGTGCCCTGGATGTCCTTCGGCTCCTTCTGGGACGGCGTCAAGATGCGCCGCCTCGACCGCGCCACGGGCATGCTCTCGACAGTGGACACGACGCTCTACCCGCTCGCCTCGCGCGGCGGCGCGGCGGTCGAGGGGCCGTCGATCGTCCGCAAGGGACGGTACTGGTACCTCTTCGCCAGCTTCGACTTCTGCTGCCGCGGCGTCAACGCGGACTACCAGGTCGTCGTCGGCCGGGCCACGAGCATCCACGGGCCGTACCTCGACCGCGACGGCGTGCCGCTGCTGCGGGGCGGCGGGACGGTGCTGCTGCGCGGGTACAACGGCTTCCAGGGCACCGGCGGCGGCGACGTGTACGGGACATCGCTCTACGTGCACCACTACTACGACGCCGCCGACGCGGCACTGCCCAAGGGCTCGGTGCGGCCGATCAGCTGGGAGGACGGGTGGCCGCGCCTGGGCGACCCGCGCAGCGGCAACCGCGGCTTCGGGCGCGGCCCCGCGTACGTGCGGCTCGTCGACCGGGCCACCGGCGGCGTGCTGTCCAACCCGACCTGCGGGTACGAGGGTGCCGACATCCGGCTGGCCGCGCCGGCCAAGGGCGACGAGTGCCAGCAGTGGCGCCTGGAGTACCGCGGCGCCGGCTGGTCGAGCGTCCTCAACCGCCACAGCAACAAGGTCGCCGAGGTGGCCGCCTGCGTCAACGCCGACGGCGCGCGGGTAGCCCAGTGGGGTTGGCTCGACAACGACTGCCAGAAGTTCCGCGCGCTACCCACCGACGCCGGCTGGTCCCGCCTGGAAAACAAGATCGCCGGCCGTGTGCTCGACGCCTGCGGCGCGGCCGTGCAGACGTTCACCTGGCGGGGCGACGCGTGCCAGCAGTTCCGCCTCCAGCCGGTCGGCGACGTGCTCATCACCGACCCCAGCAACACGGAACGGTTCGGCCGCAGCTGGCGCTTCGTACACGCCGGCGACGGCTTCTACCGGATCGTCGACTCCCGCACCGGCCACCGCTTCGGCGGTCGCGCGGAGTGGCGTGTCGAGGTCACCGGCACCGGCACGTACCGCCTCGTCACCCGCGACGCCACCACCACCCGGGAGGTGCTCCTGCTGACCCCGGTGCCGTAG
- the arfA gene encoding arabinosylfuranosidase ArfA gives MRVASCVLDPAAVVAPVNRRTFGSFVEHLGRCVYTGLYEPGHPLADEDGFRTDVLALTREMGVTMVRYPGGNFVSGYRWEDGIGPRERRPRRRDLAWHSIETNEVGIDEFARWAGKADVEIMYAVNLGTRGVQEALDVHEYANHPEGTTLSELRRANGAAKPYGITLWCLGNELDGPWQTGHKTPQEYGLLAASTARALRSAEPGLELVACGSSSSSMPTFGTWEATVLEHAYDVVDYVSCHAYYEEHGGDLGSFLASAVDMDHFVDSIVATADSVGARLRSKKKINISFDEWNVWYLSRFQAEEPANEWAVAPRVIEDEYNVADAVVVGNLLISLLRHSDRVTAACQAQLVNVIAPIRTEPGGPAWRQTIFHPFAKTAALARGSVLHTRLAAPTYATARHGEVSLVDAVATHDAESGDLVVFAVNRDQSDPVELTVDLHLFAGDLAVAEAWTLADDDIRATNTQDDPDRVVPHPTPLVSLDGGTLRVVLPPVSWSAIRLAVPR, from the coding sequence ATGCGCGTAGCATCTTGCGTCCTCGACCCGGCCGCGGTCGTGGCTCCGGTCAACCGCCGCACGTTCGGCTCCTTCGTGGAGCACCTCGGGCGGTGTGTCTACACCGGACTGTACGAGCCCGGCCACCCGCTGGCCGACGAGGACGGGTTCCGCACCGACGTGCTCGCCCTGACCCGCGAGATGGGCGTCACGATGGTGCGCTACCCGGGCGGCAACTTCGTGTCCGGGTACCGGTGGGAGGACGGCATCGGCCCCCGCGAGCGGCGACCTCGCCGGCGCGACCTCGCCTGGCACTCCATCGAGACCAACGAGGTGGGCATCGACGAGTTCGCGCGGTGGGCGGGCAAGGCCGACGTCGAGATCATGTACGCGGTGAACCTCGGCACCCGCGGCGTCCAGGAGGCGCTGGACGTGCACGAGTACGCCAACCACCCGGAGGGCACGACGCTGTCCGAGCTGCGGCGGGCCAACGGCGCGGCCAAGCCGTACGGCATCACGCTCTGGTGCCTCGGCAACGAGCTCGACGGGCCGTGGCAGACCGGGCACAAGACGCCGCAGGAGTACGGCCTGCTCGCCGCCTCGACCGCCCGCGCGCTCCGCTCGGCCGAGCCCGGCCTGGAGCTGGTCGCCTGCGGCAGCTCCAGCTCGTCGATGCCCACGTTCGGCACGTGGGAGGCGACGGTGCTGGAGCACGCCTACGACGTGGTCGACTACGTCTCCTGCCACGCGTACTACGAGGAGCACGGCGGCGACCTGGGCTCGTTCCTGGCCAGCGCGGTCGACATGGACCACTTCGTGGACAGCATCGTCGCCACCGCGGACAGCGTGGGCGCCCGGCTGCGCAGCAAAAAGAAGATCAACATTTCCTTCGACGAGTGGAACGTCTGGTACCTGTCCCGCTTCCAGGCCGAGGAGCCGGCCAACGAGTGGGCGGTCGCGCCGCGGGTCATCGAGGACGAGTACAACGTGGCCGACGCGGTGGTGGTCGGAAACCTGCTGATCTCGCTGCTGCGGCACAGCGACAGGGTCACCGCCGCGTGCCAGGCCCAGCTCGTCAACGTCATCGCGCCGATCCGCACCGAGCCCGGAGGGCCGGCGTGGCGGCAGACCATCTTCCACCCGTTTGCGAAGACGGCCGCGCTGGCCCGGGGGAGCGTGCTGCACACCCGGCTCGCCGCGCCCACGTACGCGACCGCGCGCCACGGCGAGGTGTCCCTCGTGGACGCCGTCGCCACGCACGACGCCGAGAGTGGCGACCTGGTCGTCTTCGCCGTCAACCGTGACCAGAGCGACCCCGTGGAGCTGACCGTGGACCTGCACCTCTTCGCCGGTGACCTGGCCGTCGCCGAGGCGTGGACGCTCGCCGACGACGACATCCGCGCCACCAACACCCAGGACGATCCCGACCGGGTCGTGCCGCACCCCACCCCGCTGGTGTCGCTCGACGGCGGCACGCTGCGGGTCGTGCTGCCGCCGGTCTCGTGGAGCGCGATCCGGCTGGCGGTGCCCCGATGA
- a CDS encoding carbohydrate ABC transporter permease: protein MSRPARTTGGRIASHAVMALMAVYFLLPFWWLLVASTKDNDGLFSTAPLWFSGDFKLFDNLSLVFSHDGGVYVKWLRNSALYSVVSGVGATAIAALAGYAFAKLRFPGRNLLFATLLGLIMVPATALVLPTYLLMSEAGLTDTVWAVILPSLLNPFGVYLLRVYAHDSVPDEMLEAARIDGAGELRVFRSVALPAMRPALVTVLLFTMVATWNNFFLPLVMLSDNDLFPLTVGLRTWYMSATLGNAGPALFNVIVVGALVAIVPLIVAFLLLQRYWRGGLTIGALK from the coding sequence GTGAGCCGGCCCGCGCGGACCACCGGTGGTCGCATCGCCTCGCACGCCGTCATGGCGCTCATGGCCGTGTACTTCCTGCTGCCGTTCTGGTGGCTGCTCGTCGCCTCCACAAAGGACAACGACGGGCTCTTCAGCACCGCGCCGCTCTGGTTCAGCGGCGACTTCAAGCTCTTCGACAACCTGTCGCTCGTCTTCAGCCACGACGGCGGCGTCTACGTCAAGTGGCTGCGCAACTCGGCCCTGTACTCGGTGGTCAGCGGCGTCGGCGCCACCGCGATCGCGGCCCTCGCCGGGTACGCGTTCGCCAAGCTCCGCTTTCCCGGTCGCAACCTGCTCTTCGCCACGCTGCTCGGGCTCATCATGGTGCCGGCGACCGCGCTGGTGCTCCCCACGTACCTGTTGATGAGCGAGGCGGGCCTCACCGACACCGTGTGGGCGGTGATCCTGCCGTCGCTGCTCAACCCGTTCGGCGTGTACCTGCTGCGGGTCTACGCGCACGACTCGGTGCCCGACGAGATGCTGGAGGCGGCCCGGATCGACGGTGCGGGAGAGCTGCGCGTCTTCCGCAGCGTGGCGCTCCCGGCGATGCGGCCGGCGCTGGTCACCGTGCTGCTCTTCACGATGGTGGCCACCTGGAACAACTTCTTCCTGCCCCTGGTGATGCTCAGCGACAACGACCTCTTCCCGCTCACCGTGGGGCTGCGTACCTGGTACATGTCCGCGACGCTCGGCAACGCCGGACCGGCGCTCTTCAACGTGATCGTCGTGGGCGCGCTTGTCGCGATCGTTCCGCTCATCGTCGCGTTCCTGCTGCTCCAGCGGTACTGGCGCGGTGGCCTCACCATCGGCGCCCTCAAGTGA
- a CDS encoding carbohydrate ABC transporter permease, producing MTSVARRPRVGRQAVAGWLFVTPFTVLLVFFLLLPMLYAAKLSLYRSTLVEGEVFAWLDNYRQALGDPEFRRGVVRVLVFGAVQTPVMIGIALVAALLIDEATSRFSRVFRLAAFVPYAVPVVIGTLMWGFLYSPNTGPLSAVTSLDFLSSGTVLYSLGNIVTWQWAGYNMIVLYAALQGVPREVYESARIDGAGAVQTALRIKTPMISAAIVLVTIFTIIGTLQFFTEPLILQPLNPGAITNSYTPNVYAYHQAFSYQQYNYSAAISFLLGAVVFVGSYIFLFATRRRSGLR from the coding sequence ATGACAAGCGTCGCCCGCCGGCCCAGGGTCGGTCGGCAGGCCGTGGCGGGGTGGCTGTTCGTCACCCCGTTCACGGTCCTGCTCGTGTTCTTCCTGCTGCTGCCCATGCTGTACGCGGCCAAGCTGAGCCTCTACCGCTCGACCCTTGTCGAGGGCGAGGTCTTCGCCTGGCTGGACAACTACCGGCAGGCGCTCGGCGACCCCGAGTTTCGCCGCGGCGTGGTGCGGGTGCTGGTCTTCGGCGCGGTGCAGACGCCGGTGATGATCGGGATCGCGCTTGTCGCGGCGCTGCTCATCGACGAGGCGACGTCGCGGTTCTCGCGGGTGTTCCGGCTGGCCGCGTTCGTGCCGTACGCGGTGCCGGTGGTCATCGGCACGCTCATGTGGGGCTTCCTCTACAGCCCCAACACCGGCCCGCTCAGCGCGGTGACGAGCCTGGACTTTCTCTCGTCAGGCACGGTGCTCTACTCGCTGGGCAACATCGTCACCTGGCAGTGGGCCGGTTACAACATGATCGTGCTGTACGCCGCGCTGCAGGGCGTGCCCCGCGAGGTCTACGAGTCGGCCCGGATCGACGGCGCCGGCGCCGTGCAGACCGCGCTGCGCATCAAGACCCCGATGATCTCGGCGGCGATCGTGCTCGTCACGATCTTCACGATCATCGGGACGCTCCAGTTCTTCACCGAGCCGCTGATCCTGCAGCCGCTCAACCCCGGGGCGATAACCAACAGCTACACGCCCAACGTGTACGCGTACCACCAGGCGTTCTCGTACCAGCAGTACAACTACTCGGCCGCCATCTCGTTCCTGCTCGGCGCCGTGGTGTTCGTCGGGTCGTACATCTTCCTCTTCGCCACCCGCAGAAGGAGCGGGTTGCGGTGA
- a CDS encoding ABC transporter substrate-binding protein, which translates to MIAAALAALTLVAAGCGGDESEEPSGPVKIKVWAWYPAFQGVVDHFNRTHTDIQIEWENAGAGQDQYTKLQTALKAGKGAPDVAMLEFQELPTFQLTKHLVDMGKYGANDIKGNYVDWAWKQVTNGDSVYAIPVDAGPMALLYRDDIFKQHNLTVPATWAEYKAVAQKLKAASAGSFITDFGANDGGFLTGLLWQAGARPFEYTAAQSPNVGVRLNNDPAKKVMAYWDDLVDTGLADTVAYGTTDFYSGLGSGKYATYIAAGWGPGYLASVAKTTAGKWRAAPLPQWSAGESAQGDWGGSSFAVTDQTKYPEQATKVAMEIFGANKDAWKIGIDEAFLFPTATPILEWDYFLTKEYEFFGGQKVNEVFVPAYNGIGEFQWSPFNSYYFNQLTTGLNQAIEKKTPWSAALDTAQQNITTYASQQGFKVAS; encoded by the coding sequence GTGATCGCGGCCGCGCTGGCCGCGTTGACGCTGGTCGCCGCCGGCTGCGGCGGCGACGAGAGCGAGGAGCCGAGCGGTCCCGTCAAGATCAAGGTCTGGGCGTGGTACCCGGCTTTCCAAGGCGTGGTCGACCACTTCAACCGCACACACACCGACATACAGATCGAGTGGGAGAACGCGGGCGCCGGGCAGGACCAGTACACCAAGCTGCAGACCGCGCTCAAGGCCGGCAAGGGCGCACCCGACGTCGCGATGCTGGAGTTCCAGGAGCTGCCCACGTTCCAGCTGACCAAACACCTGGTCGACATGGGCAAGTACGGCGCGAACGACATCAAGGGCAACTACGTCGACTGGGCCTGGAAGCAGGTCACCAACGGCGACTCGGTGTACGCGATCCCGGTCGACGCCGGCCCGATGGCACTGCTCTACCGCGACGACATCTTCAAGCAGCACAACCTCACCGTGCCCGCGACGTGGGCGGAGTACAAAGCGGTCGCGCAGAAGCTCAAGGCCGCCTCGGCGGGCAGCTTCATCACCGACTTCGGCGCCAACGACGGCGGCTTCCTGACCGGGCTGCTGTGGCAGGCCGGCGCGCGGCCGTTCGAGTACACGGCCGCCCAGTCGCCGAACGTCGGCGTGCGGCTCAACAACGACCCGGCCAAGAAGGTGATGGCGTACTGGGATGACCTCGTCGACACCGGACTCGCCGACACCGTCGCCTACGGCACCACAGACTTCTACAGTGGACTCGGCAGCGGCAAGTACGCCACGTACATCGCCGCCGGCTGGGGCCCGGGCTACCTCGCGAGCGTGGCCAAGACGACGGCGGGCAAGTGGCGGGCCGCGCCGCTTCCACAGTGGAGCGCCGGGGAGAGCGCGCAGGGTGACTGGGGTGGCTCGTCGTTCGCGGTGACCGACCAGACCAAGTACCCCGAGCAGGCCACGAAGGTGGCGATGGAGATCTTCGGCGCCAACAAGGACGCCTGGAAGATCGGCATCGACGAGGCGTTCCTCTTCCCGACCGCCACGCCGATCCTCGAGTGGGACTACTTCCTCACCAAGGAGTACGAGTTCTTCGGCGGCCAGAAGGTCAACGAGGTGTTCGTGCCGGCGTACAACGGGATCGGCGAGTTCCAGTGGAGCCCGTTCAACAGCTACTACTTCAACCAGCTGACCACCGGGCTCAACCAGGCCATCGAGAAGAAGACACCGTGGTCGGCGGCGCTCGACACCGCACAGCAGAACATCACGACGTACGCCTCACAGCAGGGCTTCAAGGTCGCCTCATGA
- a CDS encoding LacI family DNA-binding transcriptional regulator, producing the protein MRRGREVTLRDVAELAGVSSRTVSNVVNGYANVTERTRLRVQQAVDQLGYRPNVLARNLARGRSGQIAVVVPYLDTPYFSELLQGIIRAARVEGYNVLIDQTDGDREHEHMLINHGSSRLLFDGVIFSPLGLSQEALADRDPGLPLVILGERVSDGTFDHVGIDDVAASRQATDHLLDLGRTRLAAIGDQPYETGEAAQLRTRGFREAHERRGLRVREDLIIGTPRFNRVDGATAMAHLLDRDDPPDAVFCYSDLVALGAIHTLVGRGLRVPEDVAVIGYDDIEDGRYSNPPVTTISPDKEMIATTAVERLLLRIGSPTPPPGLELRAPHRLIVRESTTGRPLP; encoded by the coding sequence ATGCGACGAGGACGGGAGGTAACCCTCCGCGACGTGGCCGAGCTGGCCGGCGTCTCCAGCCGGACGGTCTCCAATGTGGTCAACGGGTACGCGAACGTCACCGAACGCACCCGGCTGCGCGTGCAGCAGGCGGTCGACCAGCTCGGCTACCGCCCCAACGTGCTGGCCCGCAACCTGGCCCGCGGCCGCTCCGGGCAGATCGCGGTGGTCGTGCCGTACCTGGACACGCCGTACTTCTCCGAGCTGCTGCAGGGCATCATCCGCGCCGCCCGGGTCGAGGGCTACAACGTGCTGATCGACCAGACCGACGGCGACCGCGAGCACGAGCACATGCTCATCAACCACGGCTCCAGCCGCCTGCTCTTCGACGGCGTCATATTCAGCCCGCTCGGCCTGTCGCAGGAGGCGCTCGCCGACCGCGACCCCGGCCTGCCGCTTGTCATCCTCGGCGAGCGGGTCAGCGACGGCACGTTCGACCACGTGGGCATCGACGACGTGGCGGCGTCCCGCCAGGCCACCGACCACCTGCTCGACCTCGGCCGCACCCGGCTCGCCGCGATAGGCGACCAGCCGTACGAGACGGGCGAGGCGGCCCAGCTGCGCACCCGCGGGTTCCGCGAGGCGCACGAGCGGCGCGGCCTCCGCGTGCGCGAGGACCTCATCATCGGTACCCCGAGGTTCAACCGTGTCGACGGCGCCACCGCGATGGCCCACCTCCTGGACCGCGACGACCCGCCGGACGCGGTGTTCTGCTACAGCGACCTCGTCGCGCTCGGCGCCATCCACACGCTGGTCGGGCGCGGCCTGCGGGTGCCGGAGGACGTGGCGGTGATCGGGTACGACGACATCGAGGACGGCCGCTACTCCAACCCGCCCGTCACCACGATCTCCCCCGACAAGGAGATGATCGCCACGACCGCGGTCGAGCGCCTCCTGCTCCGGATCGGCAGCCCCACTCCCCCGCCCGGCCTGGAGCTACGCGCCCCCCACCGCCTGATCGTCCGCGAGAGCACCACCGGCCGACCCCTACCATGA
- a CDS encoding SDR family NAD(P)-dependent oxidoreductase has protein sequence MRSVLVTGGSRGIGAAIVRAFAADGDRVAIHHRASADLAETLRAELPGEGHVVVDGDVSDPDAVSRFVEQAAKALGGLDVVVNNAAVFPPHPIVATSYEEWQQAWRHTLAVNLVGPANVCWCALRHMRPGGRIVNVTSRGAFRGEPDQPAYGASKAGLNALTQSLALALGPQGIAVTAVAPGFVETDMTNEHLKAPRGDAIRAQSPFNRVALPSEIAAAVRYLASPEAEWASGAVLDLNGASYLR, from the coding sequence ATGAGGTCAGTACTCGTCACCGGCGGCTCCCGGGGCATCGGCGCCGCGATCGTGCGCGCGTTCGCCGCCGACGGAGACCGCGTCGCGATCCACCACCGGGCCTCGGCCGACCTGGCCGAGACGCTCCGGGCCGAGCTGCCCGGTGAGGGACACGTCGTCGTCGACGGCGACGTCTCCGACCCGGACGCGGTCAGCCGCTTCGTCGAGCAGGCGGCCAAGGCGCTCGGCGGGCTGGACGTCGTGGTCAACAACGCCGCGGTGTTTCCGCCGCACCCGATCGTCGCCACCTCGTACGAGGAGTGGCAGCAGGCGTGGCGGCACACCCTCGCCGTCAACCTCGTCGGGCCGGCCAACGTGTGCTGGTGCGCGCTGCGCCACATGCGGCCCGGCGGACGGATCGTCAACGTCACGTCCCGCGGCGCCTTCCGCGGCGAGCCGGACCAGCCCGCCTACGGCGCGAGCAAGGCCGGCCTCAACGCCCTGACCCAGTCCCTCGCGCTGGCGCTCGGTCCGCAGGGGATCGCGGTGACCGCGGTGGCGCCGGGGTTCGTCGAGACCGACATGACCAACGAGCACCTCAAGGCACCGCGCGGCGACGCGATCCGGGCGCAGAGCCCGTTCAACCGGGTCGCCCTCCCCTCGGAGATCGCTGCCGCCGTGCGCTACCTGGCCTCCCCCGAGGCCGAGTGGGCCAGCGGCGCCGTCCTGGACCTCAACGGCGCCTCCTACCTGCGCTGA
- a CDS encoding nucleoside deaminase encodes MIQDHEDHLRRAIALASEARASGNPPFGSLLVGPDGEVLVEERNTSVTGDDITAHPELKVARWAARELDPATAAGTTMYTSCQPCNMCTGAIERAGLGRVVYALSGEQLMTLKPGGGFPPVPQEGPALFEEARAAVDGYYT; translated from the coding sequence ATGATCCAGGACCACGAAGACCACCTGCGCCGCGCGATCGCGCTCGCCAGCGAGGCGCGGGCAAGCGGAAACCCGCCTTTCGGGTCGCTGCTCGTGGGTCCGGACGGCGAGGTGCTCGTCGAGGAGCGCAACACCTCCGTCACCGGCGACGACATCACCGCGCACCCCGAGCTGAAGGTGGCCCGGTGGGCGGCGCGCGAGCTCGATCCGGCGACGGCGGCGGGCACCACGATGTACACGAGCTGCCAGCCGTGCAACATGTGTACCGGTGCGATCGAGCGTGCCGGACTCGGCCGCGTCGTGTACGCGCTCTCCGGCGAGCAGCTCATGACCCTCAAGCCGGGCGGCGGCTTCCCGCCGGTGCCGCAGGAGGGTCCGGCCCTGTTCGAGGAGGCCCGCGCGGCGGTCGACGGCTACTACACCTGA